A DNA window from Bos mutus isolate GX-2022 chromosome 11, NWIPB_WYAK_1.1, whole genome shotgun sequence contains the following coding sequences:
- the IL36G gene encoding interleukin-36 gamma produces the protein MDSPRYVVVSDLSQQVWFLQGQILVVVPRSNNVGPVTVTIIPCKNPECLEKDKGIPIYLGIKQPEMCLCCEDVGGKPELQLKNQKIMDLYNQAKPVKPFLFYHKKTGNTSTFESVAFPGWFIASSETNQPIFLTSELGNIYNTAFQLDFKV, from the exons ATGGATAGTCCCAGATATGTAGTAGTCTCCGACTTGAGTCAGCAGGTGTGGTTCCTTCAGGGTCAGATCCTCGTGGTAGTTCCTCGGAGCAACAATGTGGGGCCAG TCACTGTCACCATTATACCATGCAAGAATCCGGAGTGTCTTGAGAAAGACAAAGGGATTCCTATTTATTTGGGAATAAAGCAGCCAGAAATGTGTCTATGTTGTGAGGACGTTGGTGGAAAGCCCGAATTGCAGTTGAAG AACCAGAAGATAATGGATCTGTACAACCAAGCCAAGCCTGTGAAGCCATTCCTTTTCTACCACAAAAAGACAGGCAATACCTCCACATTTGAGTCTGTGGCCTTTCCCGGATGGTTCATTGCCTCTTCTGAGACAAACCAGCCCATCTTTCTCACTTCTGAGCTGGGGAACATATACAATACTGCCTTCCAATTAGATTTCAAGGTTTGA